DNA from Candidatus Omnitrophota bacterium:
GCCAGGATATTGGCGGATGTCCCGTCCCGGACATACGTCAAAAACCTGATTGACGGGGGACGGGTCACGGTCAACGGCAAAAAGGTGAAGGCGCATTACAAGATTTCCCCCGGCGAGAAGATCATCGCGGATCTGCCGGACACGGAAGGCGGGTTCGAGAACATTGAGCCCGAAGAGATCCCGCTGGATGTCTTTTATGAGGACGACTGCCTGCTGGTCATCAACAAGCCCGTGGGGATGCTCGTCCACCCCGCGCCGGGTGTCCAGACCGGGACGCTGGTCAACGCCCTTTTATTCCGCTGCCAAAACCTGTCGGACGCCAACGAATCTTTCCGGCCCGGGATCGTCCACCGGCTCGACCGGGAAACGTCGGGGCTGATCCTGGTCGCGAAAGACAACCAGACCCACGCGCACCTCGCCGGACAATTCGAAACGCACACCATCCGCAAGCGTTATGCCGCCGTGGTCCACGGCGAGATCAACTATGACGAAGGCGTTGTGGACGCCCCGGTGGGGCGGCACCCGGTCCATTTCGACAAAAAAACCGTTTCCTACGAGGAGAACGCCCGCGAAGCGAAGACGGTGTACCGCGTCATCCGGCGCGGGGCGGGCAAGACCCTGGTCGCCCTGTTCCCGGAAAGCGGCCGCACGCACCAGCTGCGCGTGCACATGGCCCACCTGGGCCACCCGATCCTCGGGGACGACAAATACGGCAAGGGCGACCATTTCCCCCGGCTGGCCCTGCATGCCCAGGGGATCGGCCTGGTCCATCCCCGGACGGAGAGGGACATCGAATTTTTTTCTCCCATGCCTTCCGAGTTCCGCAAAGTCTTCATCAATCTTTAATCCAATTACGTTTTGTTGCTTTAACGGAGATATTGACCCCGCCTGATTTGCTGGCGCAAATCAGGGCTGCGGGGCCCGCGATGGTTTGGCCTTTCTGGGCCAAACCACCCTGAATGAAGTCAAATGGCTTCGGCCAGCAAACTTATGTCGTCTACGGCTCCATAAGTTTGGGCCTCATTAATTCGTACAGCGACTTACGTTCGTCCCTGTGGGGCTTCATAAGTCGCGCGCTCATTAAAATTAAGATTTCGCCTTTACTTGATTCAGCTTTGCCGTATAATTAAATTACTGACATTTTAAAATGATAAACTCATGGGGCTGGAAGAATTTCGGCCCTTTGATATTGTCCTGTTTTTTAAAAATTTTCATTATCATCTCAACCCCCGAGGGGGAAAGAAAGAGGAGAAAAAAGTATGAACAACTCCGGCAAGGCCTTGACCATCTTTCTTTTTGTCATAGCCATCCTGCTCATCTCCCTGACCGCCATTTCGGTGTTTTTCTTTCTGCAGGAAGTGGAATTGCGGAAAGCCAAAGAGACCCAGCTGACGGCCCTGCAGGATGAGAAGGCCAAGCTGGAAGGGGAAATGAAAGAGGCCAAAAAACAGGTTTTTCTCCTTCAGGAAAAAGAAAAGGAATTCGAGACCAAGATCGATGATCTTCAGCAGGAGCTGGAGCTGGTGGAAGGGGTCAAGGAAGAGATCAAGAAGGAGAACAAGGCCCTGACCGACGCTCTGGAGGCAGAGAAGAAGATCGCGCAGGAGGCCAAGAACAAATTGAGCGCGGAAATTGAAAAAGCCAAAGAGGAGGTCGGAATTCTCAAGTCCCGGCTCGACGCGGCGCAGGCCCGGAATCAGGAGCTGGAGAAGAGCAGCGATCAGTTGAATGATCAGATCAACACCCTCAGGCAGGCGGCGCCGGATATTTTGCCTGCGGCTGTCCTGCCGGACGCGGGATCCCCTGCGGAATCCGCGGGTCCGGAGCCGGCCCGGCCCGAAGAAGGGACACTCAAACCTGCCCGGCTTCCGAAGGAGAACGTGGAGCTTGAGAAAATCATCGTGAACCCCTCCGAACAGAATGCCGGCAAGGTGATCAGCGTGGACGCGGAAACAGGGTTTATCATCTCCAGTCTCGGAGAACGCGACGGCATCGCGGCCGGCGCCGTCCTCTCGGTTTACCGCGATAACAGTTACCTGGGCGACGTCAAAGTGTCCCGCGTTCTGCCCGAGATGTCCGCAGCGGATTTCATCCCGCCTTTGACCGGTCAGCAGGTCAGCAAGAACGACCAGGTCGTCATCAAGCAATGATCCTGAAGGTCCAGCCTGTTTCTTCCCTCAAGGGCCGCGTGCGTTTGCCGGCCTCGAAGTCCTATTCCATCCGCGCGTTTTTGGCCGCGGCCTGCGGAGGAGTTTCGGTTCTCCGTTTCCCTTCGGATTGCGATGACGCCAAAGTCGCGCTCGGCGCCGCCCGGTCCCTGGGCGTAAAAATTTCCCGCCCGGGACCCGGGGCGTGGCGGCTTTCCGCCGGCGGGCGTCCGCATCTTGCCGGCATCAACGTCAAGGAATCCGGCACTGTTTTAAGGCTGGTCCTTCCATTGGCGGCCCTGAGAGGATCGAAGGTCCGCGTGACCGGTGAGGGCACGCTCAAGGGCCGGCCCAACCGCCATCTCCTGCAAGCCTTGCGCTCCATGGGCGTCCATGTCCGCGGCACGGGCCCCGGGGAAAGCGTCCCGATTCGGATTTCCGGGGGCGCGATCCGGGGAGGGCGCATCGCCCTGGATGCGTCTGTCAGTTCGCAATTCGTTTCATCTCTCTTGATGACCTGCCCTTTGCTGGAAGACGATTCAGTCCTCGCTCTCAAAGGCCGCCAGCTTGTGTCCTCGGATTATGTCGCGATGACGCTTCAGGTCCTGCGGCGGGCCGGGATCAGGATGACCCGCCGCGGAGAAAGACTTTTCTTTATCCCCGGCCGCCAGGTTTACCGCGGGCTCGGTCATTTCACGGTCCCGTCGGATTACGGGCTGGCCGCGTTTCTGCTGGCCGCCTGCGCCCTTGTCCCGTCGGCGGCCGTTTTGACCGGACATTTTGACGACGCGCTCGTGCAGGCCGACGGGCGGATCCTGGGGTTTCTCCGGCGCATGGGCGTCCGTTTCCGGAGAACGAAGAACGCCCTGTTGATCCGCGGCCCCTTTGCATTGAAGGGCGGCCGTTTTTCATTGAAAGACTGCCCGGATCTGGTCCCGGTCATGGCGGTGCTGGCGCTGTTCGCCCGCGGGACGACAAGGCTCTGCGACATCCGCCACGCACGGGTCAAGGAGTCCGACCGGATCAGCGATTTGCGCTCTGAGCTGCTCAAGACCGGGGCGGACGTGAGGGAGACGCAGACAGAGCTGATCATCAATCCTCGGCCGGGTTACCGGTCCGGGGTCCTGCTGGACCCTCATCAGGACCACCGGTTGGCCATGGCCTTCAGCGTGCTGGGACTTAAGATCGGGACAAAAATCCGCGATATCGACTGTGTCCGTAAATCCTATCCAGGATTTGTGAGGGACATCCGGGCCCTGGGCGCCAAAGTCTCGAGGGCAAAACAAGGAAAAATCCTGAATAAACGTTGACAGTGATTTTTCGTTCATGTAAGATGTTTCTTATTCAACGGCAAGCATTTACCGAGTTTCGCGCCAGCGCGCGGGCTTTCTTTTTTGAATTTCAGGCGGACACCACCTAACGCGGGTTTTTGAAACCCCAAACGAAGGGGAATCCATGATCCAGCAAATCGTCCGGTTTATCAAAAGCGCCGTGAACTACGTCCTCGGACTTTTCTCCAATGATATCGGGATCGACCTCGGGACGGCGACCACCCTGGTGTATGTCAAGGGTGAGGGCGTTGTCCTTTGCGAGCCGTCGGTTGTCGCGATCGAAAAAGAGACCAACCGTGTGGTCGCGGTGGGGGACGAGGCCAAAAAGATGCTCGGCCGCACACCCGGAAACATCGTGGCCATCCGTCCCATGAAGGACGGCGTCATTTCGGATTTTGAGATCACCGAGGCCATGCTCAAGTATTTCATCAGGAAGGTGCACCGCCGCCGCGTGCTGGTCCGGCCGGCGATGGTGATCGCGATCCCCTCGGGGATCACGGAAGTGGAAAAGCGCGCGGTCAAGGACTCCGCCGAGCGCGCCGGCGCCCGGTCCGTGGACCTGATCGAGGAGCCCAAGGCCGCGGCCGTCGGGGTGGGGCTGCCGGTCGAAGAGGCCGCGGGCAACATGATCATCGATATCGGCGGCGGGACCACCGAGTTCGCCGTCATCTCCCTGGGCGGACTGGTTTACTCCAAGTCTATCCGCATCGCCGGGGACGAGATGGACATGGCCATCATGGAATACCTGCGCAAGACCTATAATCTTTTGATCGGGGAACGGACCGCCGAGGAGATCAAGATCCGCATCGGGTCCGCCTATCCCCTGGAAGAAGAATTGACCATGGACGTCCGCGGACGCGATTTGATCGCCGGGCTTCCCAAGACCATCACCATCACTTCGGAAGAGGTCCGGGAAGCTCTTCATGATCCGGTCCAGGCCATCGTGGACGCCTCGAAGGCTACGCTGGAGAACACGCCGCCGGAATTGTCCGCGGACCTGATCGACCGCGGGATCGTTATGGCCGGCGGAGGGTCCCTCCTTCGGGGGATGGACAAACGTATCGCCGAAGAGACGGGACTTCCGGTGCACATCGCCGACGAT
Protein-coding regions in this window:
- a CDS encoding RluA family pseudouridine synthase; its protein translation is MPVQNITVGPEDASQRLDSYLARILADVPSRTYVKNLIDGGRVTVNGKKVKAHYKISPGEKIIADLPDTEGGFENIEPEEIPLDVFYEDDCLLVINKPVGMLVHPAPGVQTGTLVNALLFRCQNLSDANESFRPGIVHRLDRETSGLILVAKDNQTHAHLAGQFETHTIRKRYAAVVHGEINYDEGVVDAPVGRHPVHFDKKTVSYEENAREAKTVYRVIRRGAGKTLVALFPESGRTHQLRVHMAHLGHPILGDDKYGKGDHFPRLALHAQGIGLVHPRTERDIEFFSPMPSEFRKVFINL
- the aroA gene encoding 3-phosphoshikimate 1-carboxyvinyltransferase; amino-acid sequence: MILKVQPVSSLKGRVRLPASKSYSIRAFLAAACGGVSVLRFPSDCDDAKVALGAARSLGVKISRPGPGAWRLSAGGRPHLAGINVKESGTVLRLVLPLAALRGSKVRVTGEGTLKGRPNRHLLQALRSMGVHVRGTGPGESVPIRISGGAIRGGRIALDASVSSQFVSSLLMTCPLLEDDSVLALKGRQLVSSDYVAMTLQVLRRAGIRMTRRGERLFFIPGRQVYRGLGHFTVPSDYGLAAFLLAACALVPSAAVLTGHFDDALVQADGRILGFLRRMGVRFRRTKNALLIRGPFALKGGRFSLKDCPDLVPVMAVLALFARGTTRLCDIRHARVKESDRISDLRSELLKTGADVRETQTELIINPRPGYRSGVLLDPHQDHRLAMAFSVLGLKIGTKIRDIDCVRKSYPGFVRDIRALGAKVSRAKQGKILNKR
- a CDS encoding rod shape-determining protein is translated as MIQQIVRFIKSAVNYVLGLFSNDIGIDLGTATTLVYVKGEGVVLCEPSVVAIEKETNRVVAVGDEAKKMLGRTPGNIVAIRPMKDGVISDFEITEAMLKYFIRKVHRRRVLVRPAMVIAIPSGITEVEKRAVKDSAERAGARSVDLIEEPKAAAVGVGLPVEEAAGNMIIDIGGGTTEFAVISLGGLVYSKSIRIAGDEMDMAIMEYLRKTYNLLIGERTAEEIKIRIGSAYPLEEELTMDVRGRDLIAGLPKTITITSEEVREALHDPVQAIVDASKATLENTPPELSADLIDRGIVMAGGGSLLRGMDKRIAEETGLPVHIADDPLTAVVLGTGQTLNMPPRLRRRLIVPTKLDF